A section of the Ictalurus punctatus breed USDA103 chromosome 8, Coco_2.0, whole genome shotgun sequence genome encodes:
- the LOC108268664 gene encoding cytochrome c oxidase subunit 8B, mitochondrial, whose translation MLALSRSSGLFRAALRHHLTPRANISAKPAKHNVSTGEHLIAMAAMFVTILVPSGWILTHLEDYKKRS comes from the exons ATGCTGGCTTTGAGTCGCTCCTCTGGTTTGTTCAGAGCCGCTCTGAGACACCACTTGACACCGAGAGCCAATATATCAGCCAAACCGGCTAAACACAACGTGAGCACAGGG GAGCACTTGATtgccatggcggccatgtttgtgaCCATCCTCGTCCCCTCAGGGTGGATCCTCACGCACCTGGAGGACTACAAGAAGCGATCATGA
- the LOC124628407 gene encoding spexin prohormone 2 isoform X1, giving the protein MPRMRVLWTCSVLLVILFTESHCVQKTTLTKNWGPQSMLYLKGKYGRRYIPDSDGDFYKSALKSLYVVIRDEVSASWKKIDAAFHGRESSDPLHRVGSFYTAETVHKL; this is encoded by the exons ATGCCACGCATGCGGGTGTTATGGACGTGCTCGGTGCTGCTGGTCATTTTGTTCACAGAGTCGCACTGCGTTCAGAAG ACGACTCTGACTAAAAACTGGGGACCGCAGTCGATGCTGTACCTGAAGGGGAAAT ATGGTAGAAGATATATTCCAGACAGCGATGGTGATTTTTATAAATCCGCTCTGAAAAGCTTGTACGTAGTTATCAGAG ATGAAGTCAGTGCAAGCTGGAAGAAGATCGACGCGGCTTTTCACGGCCGAGAATCTTCTGATCCGTTACACAGAGTAGGCTCGTTTTATACAGCTGAAACTGTTCataagttgtaa
- the LOC124628407 gene encoding spexin prohormone 2 isoform X2, whose amino-acid sequence MPRMRVLWTCSVLLVILFTESHCVQKTTLTKNWGPQSMLYLKGKYGRRYIPDSDGDFYKSALKSLYVVIRDFVKMKSVQAGRRSTRLFTAENLLIRYTE is encoded by the exons ATGCCACGCATGCGGGTGTTATGGACGTGCTCGGTGCTGCTGGTCATTTTGTTCACAGAGTCGCACTGCGTTCAGAAG ACGACTCTGACTAAAAACTGGGGACCGCAGTCGATGCTGTACCTGAAGGGGAAAT ATGGTAGAAGATATATTCCAGACAGCGATGGTGATTTTTATAAATCCGCTCTGAAAAGCTTGTACGTAGTTATCAGAG ATTTTGTAAAGATGAAGTCAGTGCAAGCTGGAAGAAGATCGACGCGGCTTTTCACGGCCGAGAATCTTCTGATCCGTTACACAGAGTAG
- the tesmin gene encoding spexin prohormone 2 isoform X4 has translation MDEENTFPGLVYSCGKDLIGSSVVPLSYTYTPFSIEIPNDCINISHPSSLHHQHSPAPHATSEDQRACPSVWDHDFNTYCFSRPLCCDPSSSHLSQYPPVCYSDGLRLQASPHQFLGHTTASHTWTPGGAVQYDASSAELCDAVASLNSEYTQIFSTRESIRQHNQTDLGHSVQPTFYPVPPDIEIVGQHKDLMRYCDCFANGEMCSDCDCINCCNNVEHATDRYRAIKTCLDRNPEAFRSKIHSSSGVEGDAKGSHTRGCNCKSSGCLKNYCECYKAKIMCSSMCKCVSCNNYIRSVVKESAVETSSHPDYSNTHHRTKSSVSCITDAVVEATCSCLLAQAEQAEKEGLSEVQAERATLEEFGYCLAQIVHYMFKHTHTHR, from the exons ATGGACGAGGAGAACACTTTTCCGGGACTGGTGTACAGCTGTGGAAAGGATTTGATCGGAAGCTCTGTGGTTCCTCTCTCTTACACTTACACACCGTTCTCTATCGAAATCCCAAATGACTGCATTAACATCAGCCATCCTAGTTCACTTCATCACCAGCACAGTCCGGCACCTCACGCTACGTCTGAGGACCAGCGGGCGTGTCCGTCTGTCTGGGACCACGATTTTAACACGTACTGCTTTTCCCGTCCACTGTGTTGTGACCCGTCAAGCTCACATTTGTCCCAGTATCCTCCTGTGTGTTACTCCGATGGCCTGCGTCTTCAGGCCAGTCCGCATCAGTTCCTCGGTCATACGACTGCCTCACACACCTGGACACCTGGAGGCGCTGTTCAGTATGATGCGTCTTCA GCAGAACTATGTGACGCTGTGGCCAGTCTAAACTCGGAGTATACGCAGATCTTCTCCACACGCGAGTCTATCAGGCAGCATAATCAGACGGATTTAGGCCACAGT GTTCAACCTACATTTTACCCTGTGCCTCCTGATATAGAGATAGTGGGGCAACACAAGGACCTCAtgcg CTACTGTGACTGCTTTGCAAACGGAGAGATGTGCAGCGACTGCGACTGCATTAACTGCTGCAACAACGTGGAGCATgcgactgacagatacagagccATTAAG ACCTGTTTAGACAGAAACCCGGAGGCCTTTCGTTCTAAAATCCACAGCAGCAGCGGTGTAGAGGGGGATGCGAAAGGAAGTCACACACGAGGCTGTAACTGCAAAAGCTCGGGCTGCCTGAAGAACTACTGCGAGTGTTACAAG GCTAAGATCATGTGCTCGTccatgtgtaagtgtgtgagctGCAATAACTACATCAGGAGTGTGGTGAAGGAGAGCGCAGTGGAGACGTCTTCACACCCCGACTACagcaacacacaccacagaacCAA gaGCAGTGTGTCTTGTATCACGGATGCTGTAGTGGAGGCCACATGCAGTTGTCTGCTGGCTCAGGCTGAGCAGGCGGAGAAGGAGGGACTCTCTGAAGTTCAGGCTGAGCGAGCGACTCTGGAGGAGTTCGGATACTGTCTAGCACAGATAGTACACTACatgttcaaacacacacacacacacaggtag
- the tesmin gene encoding spexin prohormone 2 isoform X3, producing MDEENTFPGLVYSCGKDLIGSSVVPLSYTYTPFSIEIPNDCINISHPSSLHHQHSPAPHATSEDQRACPSVWDHDFNTYCFSRPLCCDPSSSHLSQYPPVCYSDGLRLQASPHQFLGHTTASHTWTPGGAVQYDASSAELCDAVASLNSEYTQIFSTRESIRQHNQTDLGHSQVQPTFYPVPPDIEIVGQHKDLMRYCDCFANGEMCSDCDCINCCNNVEHATDRYRAIKTCLDRNPEAFRSKIHSSSGVEGDAKGSHTRGCNCKSSGCLKNYCECYKAKIMCSSMCKCVSCNNYIRSVVKESAVETSSHPDYSNTHHRTKSSVSCITDAVVEATCSCLLAQAEQAEKEGLSEVQAERATLEEFGYCLAQIVHYMFKHTHTHR from the exons ATGGACGAGGAGAACACTTTTCCGGGACTGGTGTACAGCTGTGGAAAGGATTTGATCGGAAGCTCTGTGGTTCCTCTCTCTTACACTTACACACCGTTCTCTATCGAAATCCCAAATGACTGCATTAACATCAGCCATCCTAGTTCACTTCATCACCAGCACAGTCCGGCACCTCACGCTACGTCTGAGGACCAGCGGGCGTGTCCGTCTGTCTGGGACCACGATTTTAACACGTACTGCTTTTCCCGTCCACTGTGTTGTGACCCGTCAAGCTCACATTTGTCCCAGTATCCTCCTGTGTGTTACTCCGATGGCCTGCGTCTTCAGGCCAGTCCGCATCAGTTCCTCGGTCATACGACTGCCTCACACACCTGGACACCTGGAGGCGCTGTTCAGTATGATGCGTCTTCA GCAGAACTATGTGACGCTGTGGCCAGTCTAAACTCGGAGTATACGCAGATCTTCTCCACACGCGAGTCTATCAGGCAGCATAATCAGACGGATTTAGGCCACAGT CAGGTTCAACCTACATTTTACCCTGTGCCTCCTGATATAGAGATAGTGGGGCAACACAAGGACCTCAtgcg CTACTGTGACTGCTTTGCAAACGGAGAGATGTGCAGCGACTGCGACTGCATTAACTGCTGCAACAACGTGGAGCATgcgactgacagatacagagccATTAAG ACCTGTTTAGACAGAAACCCGGAGGCCTTTCGTTCTAAAATCCACAGCAGCAGCGGTGTAGAGGGGGATGCGAAAGGAAGTCACACACGAGGCTGTAACTGCAAAAGCTCGGGCTGCCTGAAGAACTACTGCGAGTGTTACAAG GCTAAGATCATGTGCTCGTccatgtgtaagtgtgtgagctGCAATAACTACATCAGGAGTGTGGTGAAGGAGAGCGCAGTGGAGACGTCTTCACACCCCGACTACagcaacacacaccacagaacCAA gaGCAGTGTGTCTTGTATCACGGATGCTGTAGTGGAGGCCACATGCAGTTGTCTGCTGGCTCAGGCTGAGCAGGCGGAGAAGGAGGGACTCTCTGAAGTTCAGGCTGAGCGAGCGACTCTGGAGGAGTTCGGATACTGTCTAGCACAGATAGTACACTACatgttcaaacacacacacacacacaggtag
- the tesmin gene encoding spexin prohormone 2 isoform X6, which produces MDEENTFPGLVYSCGKDLIGSSVVPLSYTYTPFSIEIPNDCINISHPSSLHHQHSPAPHATSEDQRACPSVWDHDFNTYCFSRPLCCDPSSSHLSQYPPVCYSDGLRLQASPHQFLGHTTASHTWTPGGAVQYDASSVQPTFYPVPPDIEIVGQHKDLMRSFSEKSKKPCHCTKSQCLKLYCDCFANGEMCSDCDCINCCNNVEHATDRYRAIKTCLDRNPEAFRSKIHSSSGVEGDAKGSHTRGCNCKSSGCLKNYCECYKAKIMCSSMCKCVSCNNYIRSVVKESAVETSSHPDYSNTHHRTKSSVSCITDAVVEATCSCLLAQAEQAEKEGLSEVQAERATLEEFGYCLAQIVHYMFKHTHTHR; this is translated from the exons ATGGACGAGGAGAACACTTTTCCGGGACTGGTGTACAGCTGTGGAAAGGATTTGATCGGAAGCTCTGTGGTTCCTCTCTCTTACACTTACACACCGTTCTCTATCGAAATCCCAAATGACTGCATTAACATCAGCCATCCTAGTTCACTTCATCACCAGCACAGTCCGGCACCTCACGCTACGTCTGAGGACCAGCGGGCGTGTCCGTCTGTCTGGGACCACGATTTTAACACGTACTGCTTTTCCCGTCCACTGTGTTGTGACCCGTCAAGCTCACATTTGTCCCAGTATCCTCCTGTGTGTTACTCCGATGGCCTGCGTCTTCAGGCCAGTCCGCATCAGTTCCTCGGTCATACGACTGCCTCACACACCTGGACACCTGGAGGCGCTGTTCAGTATGATGCGTCTTCA GTTCAACCTACATTTTACCCTGTGCCTCCTGATATAGAGATAGTGGGGCAACACAAGGACCTCAtgcg TTCCTTCTCGGAAAAATCTAAGAAGCCTTGCCACTGCACTAAATCTCAGTGTTTGAAACT CTACTGTGACTGCTTTGCAAACGGAGAGATGTGCAGCGACTGCGACTGCATTAACTGCTGCAACAACGTGGAGCATgcgactgacagatacagagccATTAAG ACCTGTTTAGACAGAAACCCGGAGGCCTTTCGTTCTAAAATCCACAGCAGCAGCGGTGTAGAGGGGGATGCGAAAGGAAGTCACACACGAGGCTGTAACTGCAAAAGCTCGGGCTGCCTGAAGAACTACTGCGAGTGTTACAAG GCTAAGATCATGTGCTCGTccatgtgtaagtgtgtgagctGCAATAACTACATCAGGAGTGTGGTGAAGGAGAGCGCAGTGGAGACGTCTTCACACCCCGACTACagcaacacacaccacagaacCAA gaGCAGTGTGTCTTGTATCACGGATGCTGTAGTGGAGGCCACATGCAGTTGTCTGCTGGCTCAGGCTGAGCAGGCGGAGAAGGAGGGACTCTCTGAAGTTCAGGCTGAGCGAGCGACTCTGGAGGAGTTCGGATACTGTCTAGCACAGATAGTACACTACatgttcaaacacacacacacacacaggtag
- the tesmin gene encoding spexin prohormone 2 isoform X5, with amino-acid sequence MDEENTFPGLVYSCGKDLIGSSVVPLSYTYTPFSIEIPNDCINISHPSSLHHQHSPAPHATSEDQRACPSVWDHDFNTYCFSRPLCCDPSSSHLSQYPPVCYSDGLRLQASPHQFLGHTTASHTWTPGGAVQYDASSQVQPTFYPVPPDIEIVGQHKDLMRSFSEKSKKPCHCTKSQCLKLYCDCFANGEMCSDCDCINCCNNVEHATDRYRAIKTCLDRNPEAFRSKIHSSSGVEGDAKGSHTRGCNCKSSGCLKNYCECYKAKIMCSSMCKCVSCNNYIRSVVKESAVETSSHPDYSNTHHRTKSSVSCITDAVVEATCSCLLAQAEQAEKEGLSEVQAERATLEEFGYCLAQIVHYMFKHTHTHR; translated from the exons ATGGACGAGGAGAACACTTTTCCGGGACTGGTGTACAGCTGTGGAAAGGATTTGATCGGAAGCTCTGTGGTTCCTCTCTCTTACACTTACACACCGTTCTCTATCGAAATCCCAAATGACTGCATTAACATCAGCCATCCTAGTTCACTTCATCACCAGCACAGTCCGGCACCTCACGCTACGTCTGAGGACCAGCGGGCGTGTCCGTCTGTCTGGGACCACGATTTTAACACGTACTGCTTTTCCCGTCCACTGTGTTGTGACCCGTCAAGCTCACATTTGTCCCAGTATCCTCCTGTGTGTTACTCCGATGGCCTGCGTCTTCAGGCCAGTCCGCATCAGTTCCTCGGTCATACGACTGCCTCACACACCTGGACACCTGGAGGCGCTGTTCAGTATGATGCGTCTTCA CAGGTTCAACCTACATTTTACCCTGTGCCTCCTGATATAGAGATAGTGGGGCAACACAAGGACCTCAtgcg TTCCTTCTCGGAAAAATCTAAGAAGCCTTGCCACTGCACTAAATCTCAGTGTTTGAAACT CTACTGTGACTGCTTTGCAAACGGAGAGATGTGCAGCGACTGCGACTGCATTAACTGCTGCAACAACGTGGAGCATgcgactgacagatacagagccATTAAG ACCTGTTTAGACAGAAACCCGGAGGCCTTTCGTTCTAAAATCCACAGCAGCAGCGGTGTAGAGGGGGATGCGAAAGGAAGTCACACACGAGGCTGTAACTGCAAAAGCTCGGGCTGCCTGAAGAACTACTGCGAGTGTTACAAG GCTAAGATCATGTGCTCGTccatgtgtaagtgtgtgagctGCAATAACTACATCAGGAGTGTGGTGAAGGAGAGCGCAGTGGAGACGTCTTCACACCCCGACTACagcaacacacaccacagaacCAA gaGCAGTGTGTCTTGTATCACGGATGCTGTAGTGGAGGCCACATGCAGTTGTCTGCTGGCTCAGGCTGAGCAGGCGGAGAAGGAGGGACTCTCTGAAGTTCAGGCTGAGCGAGCGACTCTGGAGGAGTTCGGATACTGTCTAGCACAGATAGTACACTACatgttcaaacacacacacacacacaggtag
- the tesmin gene encoding spexin prohormone 2 isoform X1 — MDEENTFPGLVYSCGKDLIGSSVVPLSYTYTPFSIEIPNDCINISHPSSLHHQHSPAPHATSEDQRACPSVWDHDFNTYCFSRPLCCDPSSSHLSQYPPVCYSDGLRLQASPHQFLGHTTASHTWTPGGAVQYDASSAELCDAVASLNSEYTQIFSTRESIRQHNQTDLGHSQVQPTFYPVPPDIEIVGQHKDLMRSFSEKSKKPCHCTKSQCLKLYCDCFANGEMCSDCDCINCCNNVEHATDRYRAIKTCLDRNPEAFRSKIHSSSGVEGDAKGSHTRGCNCKSSGCLKNYCECYKAKIMCSSMCKCVSCNNYIRSVVKESAVETSSHPDYSNTHHRTKSSVSCITDAVVEATCSCLLAQAEQAEKEGLSEVQAERATLEEFGYCLAQIVHYMFKHTHTHR, encoded by the exons ATGGACGAGGAGAACACTTTTCCGGGACTGGTGTACAGCTGTGGAAAGGATTTGATCGGAAGCTCTGTGGTTCCTCTCTCTTACACTTACACACCGTTCTCTATCGAAATCCCAAATGACTGCATTAACATCAGCCATCCTAGTTCACTTCATCACCAGCACAGTCCGGCACCTCACGCTACGTCTGAGGACCAGCGGGCGTGTCCGTCTGTCTGGGACCACGATTTTAACACGTACTGCTTTTCCCGTCCACTGTGTTGTGACCCGTCAAGCTCACATTTGTCCCAGTATCCTCCTGTGTGTTACTCCGATGGCCTGCGTCTTCAGGCCAGTCCGCATCAGTTCCTCGGTCATACGACTGCCTCACACACCTGGACACCTGGAGGCGCTGTTCAGTATGATGCGTCTTCA GCAGAACTATGTGACGCTGTGGCCAGTCTAAACTCGGAGTATACGCAGATCTTCTCCACACGCGAGTCTATCAGGCAGCATAATCAGACGGATTTAGGCCACAGT CAGGTTCAACCTACATTTTACCCTGTGCCTCCTGATATAGAGATAGTGGGGCAACACAAGGACCTCAtgcg TTCCTTCTCGGAAAAATCTAAGAAGCCTTGCCACTGCACTAAATCTCAGTGTTTGAAACT CTACTGTGACTGCTTTGCAAACGGAGAGATGTGCAGCGACTGCGACTGCATTAACTGCTGCAACAACGTGGAGCATgcgactgacagatacagagccATTAAG ACCTGTTTAGACAGAAACCCGGAGGCCTTTCGTTCTAAAATCCACAGCAGCAGCGGTGTAGAGGGGGATGCGAAAGGAAGTCACACACGAGGCTGTAACTGCAAAAGCTCGGGCTGCCTGAAGAACTACTGCGAGTGTTACAAG GCTAAGATCATGTGCTCGTccatgtgtaagtgtgtgagctGCAATAACTACATCAGGAGTGTGGTGAAGGAGAGCGCAGTGGAGACGTCTTCACACCCCGACTACagcaacacacaccacagaacCAA gaGCAGTGTGTCTTGTATCACGGATGCTGTAGTGGAGGCCACATGCAGTTGTCTGCTGGCTCAGGCTGAGCAGGCGGAGAAGGAGGGACTCTCTGAAGTTCAGGCTGAGCGAGCGACTCTGGAGGAGTTCGGATACTGTCTAGCACAGATAGTACACTACatgttcaaacacacacacacacacaggtag
- the tesmin gene encoding spexin prohormone 2 isoform X2 — protein sequence MDEENTFPGLVYSCGKDLIGSSVVPLSYTYTPFSIEIPNDCINISHPSSLHHQHSPAPHATSEDQRACPSVWDHDFNTYCFSRPLCCDPSSSHLSQYPPVCYSDGLRLQASPHQFLGHTTASHTWTPGGAVQYDASSAELCDAVASLNSEYTQIFSTRESIRQHNQTDLGHSVQPTFYPVPPDIEIVGQHKDLMRSFSEKSKKPCHCTKSQCLKLYCDCFANGEMCSDCDCINCCNNVEHATDRYRAIKTCLDRNPEAFRSKIHSSSGVEGDAKGSHTRGCNCKSSGCLKNYCECYKAKIMCSSMCKCVSCNNYIRSVVKESAVETSSHPDYSNTHHRTKSSVSCITDAVVEATCSCLLAQAEQAEKEGLSEVQAERATLEEFGYCLAQIVHYMFKHTHTHR from the exons ATGGACGAGGAGAACACTTTTCCGGGACTGGTGTACAGCTGTGGAAAGGATTTGATCGGAAGCTCTGTGGTTCCTCTCTCTTACACTTACACACCGTTCTCTATCGAAATCCCAAATGACTGCATTAACATCAGCCATCCTAGTTCACTTCATCACCAGCACAGTCCGGCACCTCACGCTACGTCTGAGGACCAGCGGGCGTGTCCGTCTGTCTGGGACCACGATTTTAACACGTACTGCTTTTCCCGTCCACTGTGTTGTGACCCGTCAAGCTCACATTTGTCCCAGTATCCTCCTGTGTGTTACTCCGATGGCCTGCGTCTTCAGGCCAGTCCGCATCAGTTCCTCGGTCATACGACTGCCTCACACACCTGGACACCTGGAGGCGCTGTTCAGTATGATGCGTCTTCA GCAGAACTATGTGACGCTGTGGCCAGTCTAAACTCGGAGTATACGCAGATCTTCTCCACACGCGAGTCTATCAGGCAGCATAATCAGACGGATTTAGGCCACAGT GTTCAACCTACATTTTACCCTGTGCCTCCTGATATAGAGATAGTGGGGCAACACAAGGACCTCAtgcg TTCCTTCTCGGAAAAATCTAAGAAGCCTTGCCACTGCACTAAATCTCAGTGTTTGAAACT CTACTGTGACTGCTTTGCAAACGGAGAGATGTGCAGCGACTGCGACTGCATTAACTGCTGCAACAACGTGGAGCATgcgactgacagatacagagccATTAAG ACCTGTTTAGACAGAAACCCGGAGGCCTTTCGTTCTAAAATCCACAGCAGCAGCGGTGTAGAGGGGGATGCGAAAGGAAGTCACACACGAGGCTGTAACTGCAAAAGCTCGGGCTGCCTGAAGAACTACTGCGAGTGTTACAAG GCTAAGATCATGTGCTCGTccatgtgtaagtgtgtgagctGCAATAACTACATCAGGAGTGTGGTGAAGGAGAGCGCAGTGGAGACGTCTTCACACCCCGACTACagcaacacacaccacagaacCAA gaGCAGTGTGTCTTGTATCACGGATGCTGTAGTGGAGGCCACATGCAGTTGTCTGCTGGCTCAGGCTGAGCAGGCGGAGAAGGAGGGACTCTCTGAAGTTCAGGCTGAGCGAGCGACTCTGGAGGAGTTCGGATACTGTCTAGCACAGATAGTACACTACatgttcaaacacacacacacacacaggtag
- the zgc:110339 gene encoding C-factor isoform X3: MSANFAKCGSVLITGASRGLGLQMVKHLVGISERPQKIIATARSPDTAQKLHQIAKSHPEVYVVPLDVVNDASIEAAVQEVSSIVGPAGLNCLINNAGILIHGDLNSETREGMMTTFQCNTVSPLFVTRAFLPLLRAAAVCAGGVMSVNRAAVINMSSLLGSVELNREKASSYRVYAYRVSKAGLNMVTRGLALDLHSDGILCVVVHPGWVQTDMGGKQTR, from the exons ATGAGTGCTAATTTTGCTAAGTGTGGCTCGGTGTTAATCACAGGGGCGAGCAGAGGTCTGGGTCTGCAGATGGTCAAACATTTAGTGGGAATTTCTGAGAGACCACAGAAGATCATCGCCACTGCCAGGAGCCCAGACACAGCTCAG AAGCTGCACCAAATTGCCAAATCTCATCCTGAGGTTTATGTCGTGCCTTTAG ACGTGGTCAATGACGCGAGCATTGAAGCTGCGGTTCAGGAGGTGTCGAGCATCGTGGGTCCTGCGGGGTTAAACTGCCTGATCAACAACGCGGGGATCCTGATTCACGGGGACCTGAACTCGGAGACGCGTGAAGGCATGATGACCACGTTCCAGTGCAACACCGTCTCGCCGCTGTTCGTTACCAGG gcgTTCCTGCCGTTATTGCGAGCGGCGGCGGTGTGTGCCGgcggtgtgatgagtgtgaACAGAGCTGCGGTGATTAACATGTCCTCTCTCCTCGGCTCTGTGGAGCTCAACCGGGAAAAAGCAAGTTCTTATAGAGTTTACGCTTACCGGGTGTCAAAG gcaggTCTGAACATGGTGACGAGGGGTTTGGCGCTTGATCTGCATTCGGACGGGATCCTGTGCGTGGTAGTTCATCCCGGCTGGGTGCAGACTGATATGGGAGGAAAACAG ACTCGGTGA
- the zgc:110339 gene encoding C-factor isoform X1, protein MSANFAKCGSVLITGASRGLGLQMVKHLVGISERPQKIIATARSPDTAQKLHQIAKSHPEVYVVPLDVVNDASIEAAVQEVSSIVGPAGLNCLINNAGILIHGDLNSETREGMMTTFQCNTVSPLFVTRAFLPLLRAAAVCAGGVMSVNRAAVINMSSLLGSVELNREKASSYRVYAYRVSKAGLNMVTRGLALDLHSDGILCVVVHPGWVQTDMGGKQAPMTPQESISSLLSVICALSEKDHGQFLNYEGKNLPW, encoded by the exons ATGAGTGCTAATTTTGCTAAGTGTGGCTCGGTGTTAATCACAGGGGCGAGCAGAGGTCTGGGTCTGCAGATGGTCAAACATTTAGTGGGAATTTCTGAGAGACCACAGAAGATCATCGCCACTGCCAGGAGCCCAGACACAGCTCAG AAGCTGCACCAAATTGCCAAATCTCATCCTGAGGTTTATGTCGTGCCTTTAG ACGTGGTCAATGACGCGAGCATTGAAGCTGCGGTTCAGGAGGTGTCGAGCATCGTGGGTCCTGCGGGGTTAAACTGCCTGATCAACAACGCGGGGATCCTGATTCACGGGGACCTGAACTCGGAGACGCGTGAAGGCATGATGACCACGTTCCAGTGCAACACCGTCTCGCCGCTGTTCGTTACCAGG gcgTTCCTGCCGTTATTGCGAGCGGCGGCGGTGTGTGCCGgcggtgtgatgagtgtgaACAGAGCTGCGGTGATTAACATGTCCTCTCTCCTCGGCTCTGTGGAGCTCAACCGGGAAAAAGCAAGTTCTTATAGAGTTTACGCTTACCGGGTGTCAAAG gcaggTCTGAACATGGTGACGAGGGGTTTGGCGCTTGATCTGCATTCGGACGGGATCCTGTGCGTGGTAGTTCATCCCGGCTGGGTGCAGACTGATATGGGAGGAAAACAG GCGCCGATGACTCCGCAGGAGAGCATCTCGTCTCTGTTATCCGTCATTTGTGCGCTGAGTGAAAAGGATCATGGGCAGTTTTTGAACTACGAGGGGAAGAACTTGCCGTGGTGA
- the zgc:110339 gene encoding C-factor isoform X2 — MSANFAKCGSVLITGASRGLGLQMVKHLVGISERPQKIIATARSPDTAQKLHQIAKSHPEVYVVPLDVVNDASIEAAVQEVSSIVGPAGLNCLINNAGILIHGDLNSETREGMMTTFQCNTVSPLFVTRAFLPLLRAAAVCAGGVMSVNRAAVINMSSLLGSVELNREKASSYRVYAYRVSKAGLNMVTRGLALDLHSDGILCVVVHPGWVQTDMGGKQTV, encoded by the exons ATGAGTGCTAATTTTGCTAAGTGTGGCTCGGTGTTAATCACAGGGGCGAGCAGAGGTCTGGGTCTGCAGATGGTCAAACATTTAGTGGGAATTTCTGAGAGACCACAGAAGATCATCGCCACTGCCAGGAGCCCAGACACAGCTCAG AAGCTGCACCAAATTGCCAAATCTCATCCTGAGGTTTATGTCGTGCCTTTAG ACGTGGTCAATGACGCGAGCATTGAAGCTGCGGTTCAGGAGGTGTCGAGCATCGTGGGTCCTGCGGGGTTAAACTGCCTGATCAACAACGCGGGGATCCTGATTCACGGGGACCTGAACTCGGAGACGCGTGAAGGCATGATGACCACGTTCCAGTGCAACACCGTCTCGCCGCTGTTCGTTACCAGG gcgTTCCTGCCGTTATTGCGAGCGGCGGCGGTGTGTGCCGgcggtgtgatgagtgtgaACAGAGCTGCGGTGATTAACATGTCCTCTCTCCTCGGCTCTGTGGAGCTCAACCGGGAAAAAGCAAGTTCTTATAGAGTTTACGCTTACCGGGTGTCAAAG gcaggTCTGAACATGGTGACGAGGGGTTTGGCGCTTGATCTGCATTCGGACGGGATCCTGTGCGTGGTAGTTCATCCCGGCTGGGTGCAGACTGATATGGGAGGAAAACAG acagtGTAA